One Stegostoma tigrinum isolate sSteTig4 chromosome 22, sSteTig4.hap1, whole genome shotgun sequence DNA segment encodes these proteins:
- the LOC125463534 gene encoding myosin-4-like isoform X1 → MGDSEMAVFGKAASFLRKSEKERLEAQNRPFDAKTACYVHDDKELYVKGIIKSKEGGKATVETIDKRTVTVKEDQVLPMNPPKFDKIEDMAMLTHLNEASVLYNLKERYAAWMIYTYSGLFCVTVNPYKWLPVYDPEVVTAYRGKKRQEAPPHIFSISDNAYQFMQTDRENQSILITGESGAGKTVNTKRVIQYFASVGATGDAAKKKEAQKSGKMQGSLEDQIIQANPLLEAFGNAKTVRNDNSSRFGKFIRIHFGTTGKLASADIETYLLEKSRVTFQLKAERSYHIFYQMMTNHKPEIVEACLITTNPYDYPFVSQGEISVSSIDDNEELVATDTAIDILGFTNEEKWSIYKLTGAVMHFGNMKFKQKQREEQAEPDGTEDADKVAYLTGLNSADLLKALCYPRVKVGNEFVTKGQTVQQVYNAVGALAKSIFEKMFLWMVIRINQQLDTKQARQFFIGVLDIAGFEIFDFNSLEQLCINFTNEKLQQFFNHHMFVLEQEEYKKEGIEWEFIDFGMDLAACIELIEKPMGIFSILEEECMFPKASDTSFKNKLYDQHLGKSNNFQKPKPTKGKAEAHFSLIHYAGTVDYNITGWLDKNKDPLNETVTGLFQKSSVKLLAHLYAATAEADSGAKKGGKKKGASFQTVSALFRENLGKLMTNLRTTHPHFVRCIIPNETKTPGAMDNSLVIHQLRCNGVLEGIRICRKGFPSRIIYGDFKQRYRVLNASAIPEGQFIDSKKASEKLLGSIDVDHTQYKFGHTKVFFKAGLLGLLEEMRDEKLAQLVTRTQAICRGFLMRVEFKKMMERREALYTLQYNIRAFTNVKHWPWMQLYFKIKPLLKSAETEKEMANMKDEFEKTKEALAKSEARRKELEEKMVAIVQEKNDLELQVQAEIETLADAEERCEGLIKNKIQLEAKLKEANERLEDEEEINAELTAKKRKLEDECSELKKDIDDLELTLAKVEKEKHATENKVKNLTEEMATLDENIVKLTKEKKALQEAHQQTLDDLQAEEDKVNTLTKAKAKLEQQVDDLEGSLEQEKKLRMDLERAKRKLEGDLKLSQETIMDLENDKQQLDEKLKKKEFEISQLQSKVEDEQVLGSQLQKKIKELQARIEELEEEIEAERASRAKTEKQRADLARELEEISERLEEAGGATAAQIEMNKKREAEFQKMRRDLEEATLQHEATAAALRKKQADSVAELGEQIDNLQRVKQKLEKEKSELKMEIDDLASNMESVSKNKANLEKVARTLEDQVSELKAKHDEHQRLINDLSTHKARLATENGELNRQVEEKETLVSQLTRGKQGYTQQIEELKRLLEEETKAKGALAHALQSARHDCDLLREQYEEEQEAKAELQRGMSKANSEVAQWRTKYETDAIQRTEELEEAKKKLAQRLQDAEEHIEAVNSKCASLEKTKQRLQNEVEDLMIDVERANSAAAALDKKQRNFDKILADWKQKFEESQAELEAAQKESRSLSTEVFKMKNAYEESLDHLETLKRENKNLQQEIADLTEHLAESSKALHEVEKAKKTAEQEKSEIQSALEEAEASLEHEESKILRIQLEMSQIKSEVDRKIAEKDEEIDQLKRNHQRVVETMQSALDAEIRSRNDALRIKKKMEGDLNEMEIQLGHANRQASEAQKHLRNMQGQLKDTQLQLDEACRGQEDLKEQLAMVERRSGLQQAEIEELRAALEQTDRSRKIAEQELVDVTERVQLLHSQNTSLINTKKKLDADLNHLQSEMEEIIQESRNAEEKAKKAITDAAMMAEELKKEQDTSAHLERMKKNLELTVKDLQHRLEEAEQLAMKGGKKQLQKLEARVRELENELEAEQKRGAEAIKGVRKYERRVKELTYQVKISSLLGVTQYFQNSFRKMFDLTLPLFLYLQSEEDRKNILRLQDLVDKLQMKVKAYKRQCEETEEQANIHLSKFRKVQHELEEAEERADIAESQVNKLRSKSRDISAKASAEE, encoded by the exons ATGGGGGATTCGGAAATGGCAGTGTTTGGAAAGGCAGCGTCCTTTTTGCGCAAAAGTGAAAAGGAGAGGTTGGAAGCTCAGAACCGACCATTCGATGCGAAAACCGCCTGCTATGTCCACGATGACAAGGAATTGTATGTTAAAGGTATCATCAAGAGCAAGGAAGGCGGGAAAGCCACGGTGGAGACTATCGACAAGAGG ACTGTAACTGTCAAAGAAGACCAAGTTCTCCCAATGAACCCTCCAAAATTCGATAAAATCGAAGATATGGCTATGTTGACCCACTTGAATGAAGCATCTGTGTTGTATAACCTCAAAGAGCGTTATGCTGCCTGGATGATCTAT ACCTACTCTGGGCTGTTCTGTGTCACGGTGAACCCCTACAAGTGGTTGCCAGTGTACGATCCCGAGGTCGTGACAGCTTACAGGGGCAAGAAGCGTCAAGAGGCTCCTCCCCACATCTTCTCCATCTCTGATAACGCCTATCAGTTCATGCAAACTG ATCGTGAAAACCAGTCGATCCTGATCAC CGGAGAATCCGGTGCCGGAAAGACTGTGAACACGAAACGTGTCATCCAGTATTTTGCCTCAGTTGGAGCCACAGGTGATGCtgccaagaagaaagaagcccaGAAATCTGGGAAGATGCAG GGGTCCCTGGAGGATCAAATCATCCAGGCTAACCCATTGCTGGAAGCCTTTGGGAACGCCAAGACAGTGAGGAATGATAATTCCTCTCGCTTC GGTAAATTCATCAGAATTCACTTTGGTACTACTGGCAAACTGGCTTCTGCGGATATTGAAACCT ATCTTCTGGAAAAATCCAGAGTAACTTTCCAGCTAAAAGCTGAAAGGAGTTACCACATTTTCTACCAGATGATGACCAACCACAAGCCAGAAATTGTTG AGGCTTGCCTCATTACTACCAACCCCTATGACTATCCATTTGTCAGCCAGGGTGAGATTAGTGTCAGCAGTATTGATGATAATGAAGAATTGGTGGCAACTGat ACTGCTATCGATATCCTGGGCTTCACCAATGAGGAGAAGTGGAGTATCTACAAACTCACTGGTGCAGTAATGCACTTTGGGAACATGAAGTTCAAGCAGAAACAACGAGAGGAGCAGGCTGAGCCTGATGGCACAGAAG ATGCCGACAAAGTTGCTTACCTGACCGGCCTCAACTCTGCAGATTTGCTAAAGGCTTTATGTTACCCCCGAGTCAAGGTTGGCAATGAATTTGTGACCAAAGGTCAAACTGTTCAGCAG GTCTACAATGCTGTTGGTGCCCTTGCCAAATCTATTTTTGAGAAAATGTTCTTATGGATGGTCATCCGTATCAATCAGCAGCTGGACACAAAACAGGCCAGACAGTTTTTCATTGGTGTGCTGGATATTGCTGGGTTCGAAATTTTTGAT TTCAACAGCCTGGAACAGTTATGTATCAACTTCACTAATGAGAAGCTGCAGCAGTTCTTCAACCACCACATGTTTGTTCTGGAACAAGAGGAGTACAAGAAGGAAGGAATTGAATGGGAATTCATTGATTTTGGTATGGATCTGGCTGCTTGCATTGAGCTCATTGAAAAG CCCATGGGAATCTTCTCGATCCTGGAAGAGGAGTGCATGTTCCCCAAGGCCTCAGACACTTCTTTCAAGAATAAGTTATATGATCAGCATCTTGGTAAGTCAAACAACTTCCAGAAACCAAAGCCTACCAAAGGAAAGGCTGAAGCTCACTTCTCACTGATCCATTACGCTGGAACTGTGGACTATAACATTACTGGCTGGCTGGATAAGAACAAGGACCCCCTGAATGAAACTGTAACTGGACTTTTCCAGAAATCATCAGTGAAACTGTTGGCTCATCTCTATGCGGCCACAGCTGAAG CTGACAGCGGTGCTAAGAAGGGTGGCAAAAAGAAGGGTGCTTCCTTCCAGACAGTATCAGCTCTGTTTAGG GAAAATTTAGGCAAGCTGATGACTAACCTGAGAACTACACATCCCCACTTTGTACGCTGTATTATCCCCAATGAGACAAAGACACCAG GTGCAATGGATAACTCCCTTGTCATACACCAGCTAAGATGCAATGGTGTCCTCGAGGGTATCAGAATCTGCAGAAagggattcccaagcagaatcaTCTACGGTGACTTCAAGCAAAG ATACAGGGTTCTTAATGCAAGTGCCATTCCGGAAGGTCAGTTCATTGACAGCAAGAAGGCTTCTGAGAAGCTATTGGGATCCATTGATGTTGATCACACACAGTACAAATTTGGACACACAAAG gTGTTCTTCAAGGCTGGTCTTTTGGGTTTACTTGAAGAGATGAGAGATGAAAAATTGGCTCAACTTGTTACCCGAACTCAGGCTATTTGCCGTGGATTCCTAATGAGGGTTGAATTTAAGAAAATGATGGAAAGGAG GGAAGCACTGTACACTCTACAGTATAATATCCGTGCATTCACAAATGTCAAACACTGGCCATGGATGCAACTGTATTTCAAGATCAAACCTCTCCTGAAGAGTGCTGAAACTGAGAAGGAAATGGCAAATATGAAAGATGAGTTTGAGAAAACTAAGGAAGCACTTGCTAAATCTGAAGCACGCAGGAAGGAATTGGAAGAGAAAATGGTGGCTATTGTCCAGGAAAAGAATGATCTGGAACTCCAAGTCCAAGCG GAAATTGAAACTCTCGCAGATGCTGAAGAAAGATGTGAAGGactcattaaaaataaaattcaactgGAGGCTAAATTGAAAGAAGCCAATGAAAGGCTGGAAGATGAAGAGGAGATAAATGCTGAACTCACAGCTAAGAAAAGAAAACTGGAGGATGAATGCTCAGAACTGAAGAAAGACATTGATGACTTAGAGCTCACTTTAGCCAAAGTTGAAAAGGAAAAGCATGCAACTGAGAACAAG GTTAAAAATCTCACTGAAGAGATGGCTACTCTTGATGAAAACATTGTTAAATTAACAAAGGAAAAGAAAGCTCTCCAAGAGGCCCATCAGCAAACTCTCGATGACCTTCAGGCTGAGGAAGACAAAGTCAACACTCTGACCAAAGCAAAGGCCAAACTGGAACAACAAGTTGATGAT CTTGAAGGTTCTCTTGAGCAAGAGAAGAAACTTCGCATGGATCTTGAACGTGCTAAAAGGAAGCTTGAAGGTGACTTGAAGCTGTCACAAGAAACTATAATGGATCTCGAGAATGATAAGCAGCAATTAGACGAGAAGCTAAAAAA GAAAGAATTTGAAATAAGCCAACTTCAAAGCAAAGTTGAAGATGAACAGGTTTTGGGTTCCCAACTACAGAAAAAGATTAAAGAATTACAG GCTCGGATTGAAGAGCTTGAGGAGGAAATTGAAGCTGAACGTGCCTCTCGTGCTAAGACTGAGAAGCAGAGAGCTGACCTTGCTCGGGAACTTGAAGAAATCAGTGAACGACTAGAAGAAGCTGGAGGTGCGACTGCAGCACAGATTGAAATGAACAAGAAACGTGAAGCAGAGTTTCAGAAGATGCGCCGCGATCTGGAAGAAGCAACCCTCCAGCATGAAGCCACAGCCGCTGCTCTTCGTAAGAAGCAGGCTGATAGTGTGGCTGAACTTGGGGAACAAATTGACAACCTGCAACGTGTGAAACAGAAGCTTGAGAAGGAAAAGAGTGAGCTGAAGATGGAAATTGATGACCTGGCTAGCAACATGGAATCTGTATCGAAAAACAAG GCAAACCTTGAGAAAGTGGCTCGAACTCTTGAGGACCAGGTCAGCGAACTGAAGGCCAAACATGATGAGCACCAACGTTTGATCAATGATTTATCAACTCATAAAGCACGTCTTGCAACAGAAAATG GTGAACTGAATCGCCAAGTAGAGGAGAAAGAAACCTTAGTATCTCAGCTGACAAGAGGTAAACAAGGATATACTCAACAGATTGAAGAGCTCAAGAGACTATTGGAGGAAGAAACAAAG GCGAAGGGTGCCTTGGCACATGCTCTGCAATCCGCCCGCCATGACTGTGATTTGCTCCGTGAACAATATGAAGAGGAACAGGAGGCAAAGGCCGAGCTCCAGCGCGGCATGTCCAAGGCCAACAGTGAAGTTGCTCAGTGGAGGACAAAATACGAAACTGATGCAATCCAGCGCACAGAGGAACTGGAAGAGGCCAA GAAGAAGCTTGCTCAACGTCTGCAGGATGCAGAAGAGCACATTGAGGCTGTAAACTCTAAATGTGCTTCACTAGAAAAGACAAAACAGAGACTGCAAAATGAAGTGGAGGACCTTATGATAGATGTGGAGAGGGCAaattcagcagcagcagctctTGACAAGAAACAGAGGAACTTTGACAAG ATCCTGGCAGACTGGAAACAGAAATTTGAGGAAAGCCAGGCTGAGTTGGAAGCAGCTCAGAAGGAGTCCCGCAGTCTGAGTACTGAAGTGTTCAAGATGAAGAATGCATACGAGGAGTCTCTGGATCATCTTGAAACTCTTAAACGAGAGAATAAGAACCTGCAGC AGGAGATCGCTGATCTAACTGAGCATCTGGCTGAAAGCAGCAAAGCCCTACATGAGGTAGAAAAGGCAAAGAAGACAGCTGAACAGGAGAAGAGTGAAATTCAGTCAGCTCTAGAGGAAGCAGAG GCCTCTCTGGAACATGAAGAGAGCAAGATCCTCCGTATTCAGCTAGAAATGAGCCAAATAAAGTCTGAAGTTGACAGGAAGATTGCAGAGAAAGATGAAGAAATCGATCAGCTGAAGAGGAACCACCAGAGAGTTGTAGAAACAATGCAAAGTGCCTTGGATGCCGAAATCAGGAGCAGAAATGATGCTTTAagaatcaaaaagaaaatggaaggtGATCTAAATGAAATGGAGATTCAGTTGGGACACGCAAACCGTCAAGCTTCAGAAGCTCAGAAACATCTCAGAAATATGCAAGGACAATTAAAG GATACCCAGTTGCAGCTGGATGAAGCTTGCAGAGGCCAGGAAGACTTGAAGGAGCAATTGGCGATGGTTGAGCGCAGAAGTGGCCTGCAGCAGGCTGAGATTGAAGAATTAAGAGCAGCCCTGGAGCAGACAGATCGATCTCGCAAAATTGCTGAACAAGAGCTTGTGGATGTCACTGAGAGAGTACAGCTACTGCACTCTCAG AACACAAGTCTCATCAACACTAAGAAGAAGCTGGATGCTGACTTGAATCATCTCcaatctgaaatggaagaaataaTTCAGGAATCGAGGAATgctgaagagaaagcaaagaagGCTATCACAGAC GCTGCCATGATGGCCGAAGAGCTGAAGAAGGAACAGGATACCAGTGCTCACCTTGAGCGAATGAAGAAGAACCTTGAGCTGACAGTGAAAGATCTACAACATCGCCTGGAAGAGGCTGAGCAGTTGGCAATGAAGGGAGGAAAGAAACAACTCCAGAAACTGGAGGCTAGG GTGCGTGAACTGGAAAATGAACTGGAAGCTGAGCAGAAACGAGGTGCTGAAGCCATTAAAGGAGTTCGCAAATATGAAAGAAGAGTGAAGGAACTGACCTATCAGGTAAAAATAAGCTCATTACTTGGAGTGACGCAGTATTTTCAGAATTCTTTTCGAAAAATGTTCGATCTAACGTTGcctctttttctttatttacagTCTGAAGAAGACAGGAAGAATATTCTGAGACTGCAAGACTTAGTTGACAAACTGCAGATGAAGGTTAAGGCCTACAAGAGGCAATGCGAGGAGACT